One window from the genome of Streptomyces sp. NBC_01476 encodes:
- a CDS encoding LysR family transcriptional regulator — MIEARHLRVLRAVARTGSFSAAARELGCTQPAVSQQMKALEASAGTPLLVRGAREMRLTEAGDALVRHAAGILAGLTAAEEEIAAIAGLRAGRVRLASFPSGSSTLVPSAVADMRARHPGTKISLVEAEPPKSVELLRAGDCDITLAFRYVDLPVAAEESWADLVVRPLLTDRLVGVVPKGHPLAGRTGPAGIEELAGEQWIAGCPRCRRHLVEVCERAGFTPRIDFATDDYPAVVGLVAAGLGVAVLPDLALESVRQKGVAVVEMRPAVEREVVALTLPDLAHVPAVDMMLGRLTRAGLRHGERRTERGAALPV; from the coding sequence ATGATCGAAGCCCGCCACCTGCGCGTGCTGCGCGCCGTCGCCCGCACCGGTTCCTTCTCCGCCGCCGCCCGGGAGCTGGGCTGCACGCAGCCCGCCGTCAGCCAGCAGATGAAGGCGCTGGAGGCGTCCGCCGGGACCCCGCTGCTGGTGCGCGGGGCACGCGAGATGCGGCTGACCGAGGCGGGGGACGCGCTGGTGCGGCACGCCGCCGGGATCCTGGCCGGGCTGACCGCCGCCGAGGAGGAGATCGCCGCCATCGCCGGGCTGCGGGCCGGCCGCGTGCGGCTGGCCTCCTTCCCGTCCGGGAGCTCCACGCTGGTGCCCAGCGCGGTGGCGGACATGCGCGCACGCCACCCGGGGACGAAGATCTCGCTGGTGGAGGCGGAGCCGCCGAAGTCGGTCGAGCTGCTGCGGGCCGGGGACTGCGACATCACGCTCGCGTTCCGGTACGTGGACCTGCCGGTGGCCGCCGAGGAGTCGTGGGCGGATCTGGTGGTGCGCCCGCTGCTGACCGACCGCCTGGTGGGCGTCGTACCGAAGGGGCATCCGCTGGCCGGGCGGACGGGACCTGCCGGGATCGAGGAACTGGCCGGCGAGCAGTGGATCGCCGGCTGTCCGCGCTGCCGGCGGCACCTGGTCGAGGTCTGCGAGCGGGCCGGCTTCACCCCGCGGATCGACTTCGCGACGGACGACTACCCGGCGGTGGTCGGCCTGGTGGCGGCGGGTCTGGGGGTGGCCGTGCTGCCGGACCTCGCACTGGAGTCGGTACGGCAGAAGGGCGTGGCCGTGGTGGAGATGCGGCCCGCGGTGGAACGTGAGGTGGTCGCGCTGACGCTGCCTGACCTCGCGCACGTCCCGGCGGTGGACATGATGCTGGGCCGCCTCACGCGCGCCGGGCTGCGGCACGGGGAGCGGCGTACGGAGCGGGGGGCCGCCCTGCCCGTCTGA
- a CDS encoding response regulator transcription factor, whose protein sequence is MTSVLVCDDSPLAREALRRAVATVPGVERVTTAANGEEVLRRWGADRSDLILMDVRMPGLGGVETVRRLLSADPGARIIMLTVAEDLDGVALAVAAGARGYLHKDASRAELRATVTQALADPTWRLAPRRLRSAEMGAAPTLTAREIQVLEGMSHGRSNAEIGRELFLSEDTVKTHARRLFKKLGASDRAHAVALGFRWGLVR, encoded by the coding sequence ATGACTTCTGTCCTCGTCTGTGACGACTCCCCGCTCGCCCGAGAGGCCCTGCGCCGCGCGGTGGCCACCGTGCCCGGCGTCGAGCGTGTAACCACCGCTGCCAATGGCGAGGAAGTCCTCCGCCGCTGGGGTGCCGACCGCTCGGATCTCATCCTGATGGACGTCCGGATGCCCGGCCTCGGCGGGGTGGAGACGGTGCGGCGGCTGCTGTCCGCCGACCCCGGCGCCCGGATCATCATGCTCACCGTCGCCGAGGACCTGGACGGGGTGGCCTTGGCCGTCGCCGCCGGGGCCCGCGGCTATCTGCACAAGGACGCCTCGCGCGCCGAACTGCGGGCCACCGTCACGCAGGCGCTCGCCGACCCGACCTGGCGGCTCGCCCCGCGCCGGCTGCGGTCCGCCGAAATGGGCGCCGCGCCCACCCTCACCGCCCGGGAGATCCAGGTGCTTGAGGGGATGAGCCACGGGCGGTCCAACGCCGAGATCGGCCGCGAGCTGTTCCTCTCCGAGGACACCGTCAAGACGCACGCGCGGCGGCTCTTCAAGAAGCTCGGCGCGTCCGACCGGGCCCACGCGGTGGCGCTCGGCTTCCGCTGGGGCCTGGTGCGTTAA
- a CDS encoding sigma-70 family RNA polymerase sigma factor — protein MRDDDTPAIGALVRRAVDGDERATHELLAHVHPLAERYCRTRLSRLPGDARHFVDDLAQEVCLAVLCALPRYRDLGRPFEAFVVSIAAHKVADLQRSAMRGPGSTAVPSDQMPEKPDDSLGPEERALLNSDAAWAKKLLDRLPDHLRELVLLRVAVGLSAEETGQVLGMSPGAVRVAQHRALSRLRAIAEESTATTATGTPRSA, from the coding sequence ATGCGCGACGACGACACACCTGCCATCGGTGCCCTCGTCCGTCGCGCCGTCGACGGCGACGAGCGCGCCACCCATGAACTCCTGGCGCACGTCCACCCGCTGGCCGAGCGGTACTGCCGCACCCGGCTGTCCCGGCTGCCGGGCGACGCCCGGCATTTCGTGGACGACCTGGCCCAGGAGGTCTGCCTGGCGGTGCTCTGCGCACTGCCGCGCTACCGGGATCTGGGCCGGCCGTTCGAGGCGTTCGTGGTCTCCATCGCCGCCCACAAAGTCGCCGATCTGCAGCGGTCCGCCATGCGCGGACCGGGCAGCACGGCCGTACCTTCCGACCAGATGCCGGAGAAGCCCGACGACTCGCTCGGCCCGGAGGAGCGCGCGCTGCTGAACAGCGACGCCGCCTGGGCGAAGAAGCTGCTCGACCGGCTGCCGGACCATCTGCGGGAGCTGGTGCTGCTGCGGGTCGCGGTCGGGCTGAGCGCCGAGGAGACCGGGCAGGTGCTGGGGATGTCGCCGGGCGCGGTACGGGTCGCGCAGCACCGCGCGCTCAGCCGGCTGCGGGCCATCGCCGAGGAGAGCACGGCGACCACGGCGACCGGGACCCCGCGCAGCGCCTGA
- the guaB gene encoding IMP dehydrogenase, protein MSLNADGVAEKFARLGLTYDDVLLLPGASEVLPNQVDTSSLISRNVKVNIPLLSAAMDKVTEARMAIAMARQGGVGVLHRNLSVEDQVSQVDLVKRSESGMVTDPITVRPDATLGEADALCARFRISGVPVTDEAGKLLGIVTNRDMAFENDRNRQVREVMTPMPLVTGKVGISGVDAMALLRRHKIEKLPLVDADGRLRGLITVKDFVKAEQYPQAAKDAEGRLLVGAAVGASPEALDRAQALVSAGVDFLVVDTSHGHNRNALDWMAKIKSAVPVDVVGGNIATRDGAMALLDAGVDGVKVGVGPGSICTTRVVAGIGVPQVTAIYDAAQVCIDAGVPVIGDGGLQYSGDIGKALAAGASSVMLGSLLAGCEESPGELLFINGKQFKSYRGMGSLGAMQSRGQGRSYSKDRYFQGEVSSDDKLVPEGIEGQVPYRGPLSAVLHQLVGGLRQTMGYVGAATISEMETKGRFVRITAAGLKESHPHDVQMTVEAPNYHG, encoded by the coding sequence ATGTCGCTGAACGCCGACGGAGTAGCCGAGAAGTTCGCCAGGCTCGGGCTCACTTACGACGATGTGCTGCTCCTCCCGGGTGCCTCCGAGGTGCTGCCGAACCAGGTGGACACCTCGTCCCTCATCTCGCGCAACGTCAAGGTGAACATCCCGCTGCTCTCCGCGGCGATGGACAAGGTCACCGAGGCCCGGATGGCCATCGCGATGGCCCGGCAGGGCGGCGTCGGCGTCCTGCACCGCAATCTGTCGGTCGAGGACCAGGTGAGCCAGGTCGACCTGGTGAAGCGGTCCGAGTCCGGCATGGTCACCGACCCGATCACGGTCCGCCCGGACGCCACCCTCGGCGAGGCCGACGCGCTCTGCGCCCGGTTCCGGATCAGCGGCGTACCGGTCACCGACGAGGCCGGCAAGCTGCTCGGCATCGTCACCAACCGCGACATGGCCTTCGAGAACGACCGCAACCGCCAGGTGCGCGAGGTCATGACCCCGATGCCGCTGGTCACCGGCAAGGTGGGCATCTCCGGGGTGGACGCCATGGCGCTGCTGCGCCGGCACAAGATCGAGAAGCTGCCGCTGGTGGACGCCGACGGCCGGCTGCGCGGTCTGATCACCGTCAAGGACTTCGTCAAGGCCGAGCAGTATCCGCAGGCGGCCAAGGACGCCGAGGGCCGGCTGCTGGTCGGCGCCGCGGTCGGCGCCAGCCCCGAAGCGCTGGACCGCGCCCAGGCGCTGGTCTCCGCCGGGGTGGACTTCCTGGTCGTGGACACCTCGCACGGCCACAACCGCAACGCACTGGACTGGATGGCGAAGATCAAGTCGGCGGTCCCGGTGGACGTCGTCGGCGGCAACATCGCCACCCGGGACGGCGCCATGGCGCTGCTCGATGCGGGCGTGGACGGCGTGAAGGTCGGCGTCGGCCCCGGCTCGATCTGTACCACCCGGGTGGTGGCCGGCATCGGCGTCCCGCAGGTCACCGCGATCTACGACGCGGCGCAGGTCTGCATCGACGCGGGGGTGCCGGTGATCGGCGACGGCGGCCTGCAGTACAGCGGCGACATCGGCAAGGCGCTGGCGGCCGGCGCGAGCAGTGTGATGCTCGGCAGCCTGCTGGCCGGCTGCGAGGAGTCCCCGGGCGAGCTGCTCTTCATCAACGGCAAGCAGTTCAAGTCCTACCGCGGCATGGGCTCGCTCGGCGCGATGCAGTCCCGCGGGCAGGGGCGCTCGTACTCCAAGGACCGCTACTTCCAGGGTGAGGTCTCCTCCGACGACAAGCTCGTCCCCGAGGGCATCGAGGGGCAGGTCCCCTACCGTGGCCCGCTCTCCGCGGTCCTCCACCAGCTCGTGGGCGGCCTCCGCCAGACCATGGGATATGTGGGCGCGGCGACCATCTCGGAGATGGAGACGAAGGGGCGGTTCGTCCGGATCACCGCGGCGGGACTCAAGGAGTCCCACCCGCACGATGTGCAGATGACGGTGGAAGCGCCGAACTATCACGGGTGA
- a CDS encoding GuaB3 family IMP dehydrogenase-related protein, with translation MTEIEIGRGKRGRRAYSFDDIAVVPSRRTRDPKEVSIAWQIDAYRFELPFLAAPMDSVVSPETAIRIGNLGGLGVLNLEGLWTRYDDPEPLLAEIAELDDHRATSRLQEIYAAPIREELIGQRIKEVRDAGVVTAAALSPQRTAQFSKAVVDAGVDLFVIRGTTVSAEHVSGSHEPLNLKQFIYELDVPVIVGGCATYTAALHLMRTGAAGVLVGFGGGAAHTTRNVLGIQVPMATAVADVAAARRDYMDESGGRYVHVIADGGFGASGDLPKAVACGADAVMMGSPLARATDAPGRGFHWGMEAVNTELPRGKRMNLGTAGTTEEILLGPSHAPDGSMNFFGALRRSMATTGYSDLKEFQRVEVTVSPTHHR, from the coding sequence GTGACAGAGATCGAGATCGGGCGGGGCAAGCGAGGCCGCAGGGCGTACTCGTTCGACGACATCGCCGTGGTGCCGAGCCGGCGCACCCGGGACCCCAAGGAGGTCTCGATCGCCTGGCAGATCGACGCCTACCGCTTCGAACTGCCGTTCCTCGCCGCGCCGATGGACTCCGTGGTGTCGCCCGAGACGGCGATCCGGATCGGGAACCTCGGCGGCCTCGGGGTGCTGAACCTCGAAGGGCTGTGGACGCGGTACGACGACCCCGAGCCGCTGCTCGCCGAGATCGCCGAGCTGGACGACCACCGTGCCACCTCCCGGCTGCAGGAGATCTACGCCGCCCCGATCCGCGAGGAGCTGATCGGGCAGCGGATCAAGGAGGTGCGGGACGCGGGCGTGGTCACCGCGGCGGCCCTGTCGCCGCAGCGCACCGCCCAGTTCTCCAAGGCCGTGGTGGACGCGGGCGTGGACCTCTTCGTGATCCGCGGCACCACGGTCTCCGCCGAGCACGTCTCCGGCTCGCACGAACCGCTGAACCTCAAGCAGTTCATCTACGAGCTGGACGTGCCGGTGATCGTCGGCGGCTGCGCCACGTACACCGCGGCCCTGCACCTGATGCGGACCGGCGCCGCGGGCGTCCTGGTCGGCTTCGGCGGCGGCGCCGCGCACACCACCCGTAACGTGCTGGGCATCCAGGTCCCGATGGCGACCGCGGTCGCCGACGTGGCCGCGGCCCGCCGCGACTACATGGACGAGTCCGGTGGCCGCTATGTCCACGTCATCGCCGACGGCGGCTTCGGCGCCAGCGGTGACCTGCCCAAGGCGGTGGCCTGCGGCGCGGACGCGGTGATGATGGGCTCCCCGCTGGCCCGCGCGACCGACGCGCCCGGCCGCGGCTTCCACTGGGGCATGGAGGCGGTCAACACCGAGCTGCCGCGCGGCAAGCGGATGAATCTGGGCACCGCGGGGACCACCGAGGAGATCCTGCTCGGCCCGTCGCACGCGCCCGACGGATCGATGAACTTCTTCGGGGCGCTGCGGCGTTCGATGGCCACCACCGGCTACTCCGACCTCAAGGAGTTCCAGCGGGTCGAGGTCACGGTCTCGCCCACCCACCACCGCTGA
- a CDS encoding nucleotide sugar dehydrogenase: MAADLAVLGLGHTGLPLAQAATAAGVNTIGYDPDPALVAEINAGRVPPGTLAAAELRRLLAVGFRATADPAALGRVRTAVICAPTPLGADHALDLTEVAAAARALAAHLRPHTTVVLESAVYPGTTEGFLRPLLEAHGLRAGRDFHLAYSPSRLDPGSRDFHHANTPKVVGGCTPACTEAAAAFYGRFSERVVRARGLREAEAVKLLETNYRHVNIAFVNEMAVYCHDLGVDLWDVIRCAETKPYGFQAFRPGPGVGGPSPALDPNAAPAFTAGLATHPRLPGHPLRMVELAQEVNGRMPRYVVQRAASLLNEQGKSLRGARVLLLGVTYKADLADQEGAPAKEIGSRLIELGAQLAYHDPYVPQWRVLDRPVPRADSLWEAAAEADLTLLLQHHRTYDLQGLAVKAQLMLDTRGATPAGAAARL, from the coding sequence ATGGCAGCAGACCTCGCAGTCCTCGGCCTCGGCCACACCGGACTACCGCTCGCCCAGGCGGCCACCGCCGCCGGAGTGAACACCATCGGTTACGACCCGGATCCGGCCCTGGTGGCCGAGATCAACGCCGGCCGGGTGCCGCCCGGCACCCTCGCCGCCGCCGAGTTGCGGCGGCTGCTGGCCGTGGGTTTCCGGGCCACCGCCGACCCCGCCGCGCTCGGCAGGGTCAGGACCGCTGTCATCTGCGCCCCCACGCCGCTCGGCGCGGACCACGCCCTCGATCTGACCGAGGTGGCCGCCGCCGCCCGGGCGCTGGCCGCGCACCTGCGACCGCACACCACCGTGGTCCTGGAATCAGCCGTCTACCCGGGAACCACCGAGGGATTCCTCCGCCCGCTGCTGGAGGCCCACGGCCTGCGGGCCGGCCGCGACTTCCACCTGGCGTACTCCCCCAGCCGGCTCGACCCCGGCAGCCGCGACTTCCACCACGCCAACACTCCCAAGGTGGTCGGCGGCTGCACCCCCGCCTGCACCGAGGCCGCCGCCGCCTTCTACGGCCGCTTCTCCGAGCGGGTGGTGCGCGCCCGGGGCCTGCGCGAGGCCGAGGCGGTCAAGCTGCTGGAGACCAACTACCGGCACGTCAACATCGCCTTCGTCAACGAGATGGCGGTCTACTGCCACGACCTCGGCGTCGACCTCTGGGACGTCATCCGGTGCGCCGAGACCAAGCCGTACGGCTTCCAGGCCTTCCGCCCGGGACCCGGCGTCGGCGGCCCGTCGCCGGCCCTCGACCCCAACGCCGCCCCCGCCTTCACCGCCGGCCTCGCCACCCACCCGCGGCTGCCCGGCCACCCGCTGCGGATGGTCGAACTCGCCCAGGAGGTCAACGGCCGGATGCCGCGCTACGTCGTCCAGCGCGCCGCCAGCCTGCTCAACGAGCAGGGCAAGTCGCTGCGCGGCGCCCGCGTGCTGCTGCTCGGCGTCACCTACAAGGCCGACCTCGCGGACCAGGAGGGCGCCCCCGCCAAGGAGATCGGCTCCCGGCTGATCGAACTCGGCGCGCAACTCGCCTACCACGACCCGTACGTCCCGCAGTGGCGTGTCCTGGACCGGCCGGTCCCCCGCGCCGACTCGCTCTGGGAGGCCGCCGCCGAGGCCGATCTGACGCTCCTTCTGCAGCACCACCGCACCTACGACTTGCAGGGCCTGGCGGTCAAGGCCCAGCTCATGCTGGACACCCGGGGGGCGACGCCGGCCGGGGCGGCGGCCCGGCTGTAG
- a CDS encoding glycerol-3-phosphate dehydrogenase/oxidase yields the protein MRDTTLGPEARAEALAKMAEQELDILVVGGGVVGAGSALDAATRGLSVGIVEAHDWASGTSSRSSKLIHGGLRYLEMLDFALVREALKERGLLLEKLAPHLVKPVPFLYPLQHKGWERIYAGSGVALYDAMSISSGHGRGLPVHRHLTRKHALRVAPALRKDALVGALQYYDAQVDDARLVVTLVRTAASYGALAANHAKVVGFLREGERVVGARVRDGEAGGEYEVRARQVVNATGVWTDDTQALIGERGQFHVRASKGIHLVVPKDRIHSNSGLILRTEKSVLFVIPWGRHWIIGTTDTDWMLDKSHPAASTADIDYLLEHVNSVLNTPLTRDDVQGVYAGLRPLLAGESDATSKLSREHTVAHPAPGLVVVAGGKYTTYRVMAKDAVDEAVHGLDRRVADCCTEDVPLAGAEGYQALWNARARIAARTGVHVARVEHLLNRYGSLADEVLALIEQDASLGAPLAAADDYLRAEVVYAARAEGARHLEDVLTRRTRISIETFDRGTRSARDAAELMAPVLGWDQAQIDKEVEYYEKRVEAERESQLQPDDQTADAARLGAPDIVPL from the coding sequence ATGCGTGACACGACTCTCGGCCCCGAGGCGCGAGCCGAGGCGCTGGCGAAGATGGCCGAGCAGGAGTTGGACATTCTGGTGGTCGGCGGCGGCGTGGTGGGCGCCGGCTCCGCTCTCGACGCGGCGACCCGCGGCCTGTCCGTCGGCATAGTCGAGGCCCATGACTGGGCCTCGGGCACATCGAGCCGCTCCAGCAAACTGATCCACGGCGGCCTGCGGTATCTGGAGATGCTGGACTTCGCGCTGGTCCGCGAGGCGCTGAAGGAACGCGGGCTGCTGCTGGAGAAGCTGGCCCCGCATCTGGTCAAGCCGGTGCCGTTCCTGTATCCGCTGCAGCACAAGGGGTGGGAGCGGATCTACGCAGGTTCCGGTGTGGCGCTGTACGACGCCATGTCCATCTCCTCCGGTCACGGGCGCGGCCTGCCCGTACACCGTCACCTGACCCGTAAGCACGCCCTGCGGGTCGCCCCCGCGCTGCGCAAGGACGCGCTGGTCGGCGCGCTGCAGTACTACGACGCCCAGGTGGACGACGCGCGCCTGGTGGTGACGCTGGTGCGCACCGCCGCCTCCTACGGGGCGCTGGCCGCCAACCACGCCAAGGTCGTCGGCTTCCTCCGGGAGGGCGAGCGGGTCGTCGGCGCCCGGGTGCGCGACGGCGAGGCGGGCGGGGAGTACGAGGTCAGGGCCCGGCAGGTGGTCAACGCCACCGGGGTGTGGACCGACGACACCCAGGCCCTCATCGGCGAGCGCGGCCAGTTCCACGTCCGCGCCTCCAAGGGCATCCACCTGGTCGTGCCGAAGGACCGGATCCACTCGAACTCCGGGCTCATCCTGCGTACCGAGAAGAGCGTGCTCTTCGTCATCCCGTGGGGCCGGCACTGGATCATCGGCACCACCGACACCGACTGGATGCTGGACAAGTCGCACCCGGCCGCGTCCACCGCCGACATCGACTACCTGCTGGAACACGTCAACTCGGTGCTCAACACCCCGCTCACCCGGGACGACGTCCAGGGTGTCTACGCCGGTCTGCGCCCGCTGCTGGCCGGTGAGTCCGACGCCACCAGCAAGCTCTCCCGCGAGCACACCGTCGCCCACCCGGCGCCCGGCCTGGTGGTGGTGGCCGGCGGCAAGTACACGACCTACCGGGTGATGGCCAAGGACGCGGTGGACGAGGCGGTGCACGGCCTGGACCGCCGGGTCGCCGACTGCTGCACCGAGGACGTACCGCTGGCCGGCGCCGAGGGCTACCAGGCGCTGTGGAACGCCCGGGCCAGGATCGCCGCCCGCACCGGGGTGCACGTCGCACGGGTGGAGCACCTGCTCAACCGGTACGGCTCGCTCGCCGACGAGGTGCTGGCGCTCATCGAGCAGGACGCGTCGCTCGGTGCCCCGCTGGCCGCCGCGGACGACTATCTGCGGGCCGAGGTGGTCTACGCCGCCCGGGCCGAAGGCGCCCGGCACCTGGAGGACGTGCTCACCCGCAGGACCCGCATCTCCATCGAGACCTTCGACCGCGGCACCCGCAGCGCCCGCGACGCCGCTGAGCTGATGGCACCGGTGCTGGGCTGGGACCAGGCGCAGATCGACAAGGAAGTGGAGTACTACGAGAAGCGGGTCGAAGCCGAGCGCGAGTCGCAACTCCAGCCCGACGATCAGACCGCGGATGCCGCACGGCTCGGCGCGCCGGATATCGTTCCCCTGTAG
- a CDS encoding serine/threonine-protein kinase gives MVGQVDEGRLVAGRYRLLERIGRGGMGTVWRAEDELLGRQVAVKKLHPPQPHMDDDELATLFERTRREARAAARISHPNVIVVHDVVDDAGLPSIVMEYVPSVTLGELLQQRGPLPVEEAARIGRGMVAALRAAHRAGVLHRDVKPGNVLLGGAGGAGGTSPAEGHGGRVVLTDFGIAQASGTSTLTRTGELIGSIDFLSPERIRGAMPGPEADLWALGATLFQAVEGRSPFRRPTAIETAYAIAEEPVPTADAGALTEVIAGLLAKEPAERLSLEDAERLLRIPAAEQDTALVGRFEQRAPDLPTATAVRPPGAIPPAGTPPGAPPPGPLPPPTQSPYAQGGGYGSGSYGSYPPGSYAPLPYQQGDPSTPQPGQQPPYSAPTRRRHRGAGPWIAAVVAVAVVAAGALVAVHRFRSGHTGDDAVNGPDPVVTTTAPPTTAPPTSVPSTTPAPPPVPDGYHLFSDESRGYSVPVPDGWTQQSSNDGEQVDFIDPTKKVDLKISALDHGSNSPIRHFRDLEPETAANVDGYHRERLDETTQFGEPAAIWEFTFQGTARTFRAIDLGFGKPGGTEYAVYLSAPDAQWDERREVFDTATAGFRQSG, from the coding sequence ATGGTCGGACAGGTCGACGAGGGCCGATTGGTGGCGGGCCGTTACCGGCTGCTGGAGCGGATCGGCCGCGGTGGCATGGGGACGGTCTGGCGCGCCGAGGACGAACTCCTCGGCCGTCAGGTCGCGGTGAAGAAGCTTCACCCGCCGCAGCCGCACATGGACGACGACGAACTCGCCACCCTCTTCGAACGCACCCGCCGCGAGGCCCGCGCCGCCGCGCGGATCAGCCACCCCAATGTGATCGTCGTGCACGACGTGGTGGACGACGCCGGACTGCCCTCCATCGTCATGGAGTACGTGCCGTCCGTGACGCTCGGTGAACTCCTGCAGCAGCGGGGCCCGTTGCCGGTCGAGGAGGCGGCGCGGATCGGCCGCGGCATGGTCGCCGCGCTGCGGGCCGCGCACCGGGCCGGGGTGCTGCACCGCGATGTGAAGCCGGGCAACGTCCTGTTGGGCGGGGCAGGCGGGGCCGGAGGCACCTCTCCCGCCGAAGGCCACGGGGGACGGGTGGTGCTCACTGACTTCGGCATCGCCCAGGCGTCCGGCACCTCCACGCTGACCCGCACCGGTGAACTCATCGGCTCCATCGACTTCCTGTCCCCGGAGCGGATACGCGGCGCGATGCCCGGCCCGGAGGCCGACCTGTGGGCGCTCGGCGCCACCCTCTTCCAGGCCGTCGAGGGCAGGTCGCCGTTCCGCCGGCCGACCGCGATCGAGACCGCGTACGCCATCGCCGAGGAACCGGTGCCGACCGCCGACGCGGGCGCGCTCACCGAGGTGATCGCCGGGCTGCTGGCCAAGGAGCCGGCCGAGCGGCTGTCGCTGGAGGACGCGGAACGGCTGCTGCGGATACCGGCGGCAGAGCAGGACACCGCACTGGTCGGCCGGTTCGAGCAGCGGGCCCCGGACCTCCCGACCGCCACCGCGGTCCGCCCGCCGGGCGCGATACCGCCGGCCGGGACGCCCCCGGGAGCGCCGCCCCCAGGACCGCTGCCGCCCCCTACGCAGAGCCCGTACGCGCAGGGCGGCGGGTACGGATCGGGCTCTTATGGCTCGTATCCGCCGGGGTCGTACGCCCCGCTCCCGTACCAGCAGGGCGACCCCAGCACCCCCCAGCCCGGGCAGCAGCCGCCGTACTCCGCGCCCACCCGGCGCCGGCACCGTGGCGCCGGGCCCTGGATCGCCGCGGTGGTGGCGGTCGCCGTGGTCGCGGCCGGCGCGCTCGTCGCGGTGCACCGCTTCCGGAGCGGGCACACCGGCGACGACGCGGTGAACGGACCTGACCCGGTCGTCACCACCACCGCCCCGCCCACCACCGCCCCGCCCACATCGGTCCCCAGCACCACCCCGGCGCCCCCGCCGGTGCCTGACGGCTACCACCTGTTCAGCGACGAGAGCCGCGGCTACTCCGTCCCCGTGCCGGACGGCTGGACCCAGCAGTCGAGCAACGACGGCGAACAGGTGGACTTCATCGACCCGACGAAGAAGGTCGACCTCAAGATCAGCGCGCTCGACCACGGCAGCAACAGCCCGATCCGCCACTTCAGGGACCTGGAGCCCGAGACAGCGGCGAACGTCGACGGCTACCACCGCGAACGGCTCGACGAGACAACGCAGTTCGGCGAGCCGGCGGCCATCTGGGAGTTCACCTTCCAGGGCACGGCACGCACCTTCCGGGCCATCGATCTGGGGTTCGGCAAGCCCGGTGGCACCGAGTACGCCGTCTATCTCTCCGCTCCGGATGCACAATGGGACGAGCGCCGCGAGGTGTTCGACACCGCGACGGCCGGTTTCCGGCAATCCGGCTGA